The Campylobacter concisus genome has a window encoding:
- a CDS encoding VanZ family protein: protein MSRVKFLSKICFFAALLAIDILAFTPKSPAIIENSWDKANHFLAFFVLYILLYLGYEFVILKNLALLLAFGVQIELVQAFLPNRSFSLLDIVADMIGAVFGVIVVEILKRIYYGKSKASF from the coding sequence TTGAGTAGGGTAAAATTTCTTAGTAAAATTTGCTTTTTTGCTGCTCTTTTGGCGATTGATATTCTTGCATTTACTCCAAAAAGTCCTGCGATCATCGAAAATTCGTGGGACAAAGCAAACCATTTTTTAGCTTTTTTCGTTCTTTATATACTGCTCTACCTTGGCTATGAGTTTGTAATTTTAAAAAATTTAGCCCTACTTTTAGCCTTTGGAGTGCAAATAGAGCTCGTTCAGGCATTTTTGCCAAACAGGAGCTTTAGCCTGCTTGACATCGTGGCTGACATGATCGGAGCGGTCTTTGGAGTGATAGTAGTTGAAATTTTAAAAAGGATATATTATGGCAAAAGCAAAGCCAGTTTTTGA